In one Elusimicrobiales bacterium genomic region, the following are encoded:
- a CDS encoding glycosyltransferase family 2 protein has product MAETAIIIPAYNEAATIGDTLAQFRAEFAEARIVVVDNNSSDGTGELARGALARLGGDGVVMSEPRQGKANAVRRAFREIDADIFILVDADMTYPAREVKKLLGPVLNGSADMAVGDRLSGGHYGRENKRPFHNFGNALVGFLVNRLFGAKLRDIMSGARVFSRTFVKNYPILCSGFEIETEMTLHALDKRFAIVEIPIEYKDRPAGSFSKLNTFSDGARVIKTIFSILKNYRPFLFFSGCAAVFSVLGLVAGLPPIIEFMRFHYVYKVPLAILATGLMIFSLLCFSVGLILDTIAKIHRHDYELKLLNPPPPLRLPPSTAEHK; this is encoded by the coding sequence ATGGCGGAAACCGCAATCATTATCCCTGCTTATAACGAGGCGGCAACTATCGGCGATACGCTGGCGCAGTTCCGCGCGGAGTTTGCGGAGGCGCGGATTGTGGTGGTGGATAATAACTCCTCCGACGGGACGGGGGAACTGGCGCGCGGCGCGCTTGCACGATTGGGCGGAGACGGCGTTGTTATGTCCGAGCCGCGGCAGGGCAAGGCCAACGCCGTCCGCAGGGCGTTCCGTGAAATTGACGCGGATATCTTCATTCTCGTTGACGCGGATATGACTTATCCCGCGCGCGAGGTTAAAAAACTGCTGGGGCCGGTTCTGAACGGCTCTGCCGATATGGCGGTGGGCGACCGGCTCTCCGGCGGGCATTACGGGCGCGAAAACAAGCGGCCCTTCCACAATTTCGGCAACGCGCTGGTCGGGTTTCTGGTCAACCGCCTCTTTGGCGCAAAACTGCGTGATATTATGAGCGGCGCGCGCGTTTTCAGCCGGACCTTTGTGAAAAATTATCCAATACTCTGTTCCGGCTTTGAGATTGAGACGGAAATGACTTTGCACGCGCTGGACAAGCGGTTTGCAATAGTGGAAATCCCCATTGAATACAAGGACCGGCCTGCCGGCAGCTTCTCAAAACTTAACACCTTCAGCGACGGGGCGCGGGTGATAAAGACCATTTTCTCAATACTCAAAAACTACAGGCCTTTTTTGTTTTTCAGCGGCTGCGCGGCGGTTTTTTCCGTGCTGGGACTGGTGGCGGGGCTGCCGCCAATCATAGAGTTCATGCGTTTCCATTACGTTTACAAAGTCCCGCTGGCGATACTGGCGACGGGGCTGATGATTTTTTCGCTGCTTTGTTTCTCGGTGGGGCTGATACTGGACACCATAGCCAAAATCCACCGCCATGATTACGAGCTGAAGCTGCTCAACCCGCCCCCGCCGCTCAGGTTGCCGCCGTCAACTGCGGAACATAAATGA